AAGATATGAACTTTGCCTCTGCTACTGCCTACACACCCTCCTCTCCTTTGTCCTGTACCACTCattgaaagaaggaaaattataaCTATACTTACAAGAGCCCGTGAGAATTGCAGGCTCTGCTGAAGCCTGCCTTTTCCTCAGTGTTGCAATGTTTTCTAGGATcaatgaaagtattttattttatattactgtTTCAGCACActgatgaaatgttttctgtggttttttttccagctggtttTCTTTACAGCTTTTTCACACTAGAAAAggtttcatattttttcctcttctttgagCACACATATAGGGGTGCTTTTGACCATGTTTACTGTGCATTATTTGATTATGTTCCTTATTTTGATTGCCCACAATAAAAACATTAGTTCAcataaaaatgtcttctgctgTGAAATGGTACATGTTAAATTGCTACACATGCTCTCCTTTCAAAGAATTAGGAACAATAGCTTGCACAGACTATTATTAATCGCTCTTCCAAGCACAGTAGAGGGCTGcagtgttggattttttttttttaaataaaacacattacAACATATTAGAAATCTCTCCCCGAGCAGGCTTAGAAGTTGGCTTCATGTCTTGGCTGCTAAAACTTAGCAAACAGTCTTCCTGTTGCCACCTCCCTCTGCTGGCATGGTCTTGGTCTTTCCTTCAAGTCAATTATTGGTAACGATACGATTCGGTAGCAATGGGAATGTTCACCTTTGGGAAGGCCAGCCCAGTCACTTCACCAGTGCCGCCACCAAGAGCCCTCTTGCACTCGCTGTAACACCATTTACATCTCTTTGCTGGCCCTCCCTCACTCAAGCTGGCGAGGCTGCTCCAGGGATGCTGCCGGGCAGCAGCACCAGTGTGACAAGGGTCATGCAAGAAATGATATACAGCAAGTAATGATAAAAGTCATCAGTGGGATTGCAGAGGCAGACACTCAGAAGATGCCAGAGCTGAGGTCACCCATGCAAACTGCATTCAATCACCTTGTGCGCATTCATTACGGTACAGCCCCTAATTACAGGTGCACGCACAATTTTTTGGACCGTTGCCATACTCCATACCAGCAGAATCTTAGCTGTgcaattcttaatttttaagtcATTGTCTCTGCAACTGTAAGAATTTTTGTCAcctagtttttctcttttctttgtacGTGCAACAACATTCAAAGGGCAACATACTAGCTGAAAGCTTTTGATGACAGTGTTTAAGAGCAAGAAGCAGACTTCCAGTTGTTCCTCAAAACACAGTGACTCTGTAAACAAGGCAAGGTCCTTAAAACTTTCACAGCATCTCCAACGCCCATCATATTCATGACTCACTGATATGCTTAATTTGAACCCAGCTGTTAGCTGCTTGCAGTGGAGGCTGcatcttatttatttaaagccATTTACATTAAATCAGAGATTTGACTGGTCCCCTGAGTGGTCACTTAAGATAGGTTTAATTGTCTGGGAAAATAGACTCATTAATGTCAAATAGAAAGCAAGGCCAATTAAAATTTACAGCAAGCTATTACCAGTTTCTTaataaggaattaattaaaAGATCTGCTAAAATAAATTGACTGAGTATGTATAAATTTTGAACTTGGAAAAAGAACCAAAGTAACtaagagaggggaaaataaacTGGGAAAGGACTTGTTTGATACGAAATAATAGCTGTGGACAAATATGTAAATATGCTGGAGACAGCGACACATAAAACCAGATTCTCAGGCTGAAGTTATCTGGTACAGTCCAGATACCCATCTCAGTTGAGACATTTCATAACCTCTTGCTTTTGACATATCAATCTGAAGGAAGTCTAATGTATTGAccagccaggttagctcagtgaccagctgggttagctcagttggttagaacatggtgctaataatgccaagttcacaggttcaatccctgcttactgcagggggttgggctcgatgatctctcaaggtcccttccaacccaaagcattctatgattctatgattctattgagAAAACATCATACAAAACATGGAGATGTATTAAAAATTGCAGAGATTTCACTTCACTCATTTTGCATTTGATGGACCCTTACTTTTTGCATATCAAGGGATTTGAAAAGCTCACCCATTGCCAGAAATAACAGCTGTGGGCGATGAACATGTTTCATGCTGAGGCTCAGACTTCCTCCATTACCTCATAGCTACATACACAAGATATACATCAGTGCTGAGACCATGAGCTGCTACCACGAGCATCAGGAAGGTTTCCTGTTGACAGTCCCCACAACACACCTCTCACACACCCCGCTGGTGCTACAGTCCATGAGAGCAAGTCATGCACTGTTGTCCTTCAGATGCACTGGGGAAGTGCATGGGGTTGGTGCTGGTGCTACGGCAGTGGCCCCACATCCGTGCTAGGAACACCAGCACCTGTGGGAATGCAATCCCATGTTTtcttgctgtgctggttttggctgggatagagttaattttcttcctagtagctggcatagtgctgtgttttggatttagtatgagaataatgttgataacacactgatgtagttgttgctcagtactgcttacactagtcaaggaatttttcagcttcccatgctctgccaggtgcacaagaagctgggagggggcacagccagcacagctgacccaaactggccaaagggctattccataccatatggcgtcatgctcagtatagaaactgggggaggttggccggggggcagcaatcgctgctcggggaccgGCTGGGCATCGGagggtgggtggtgagcggttgcatcacttgttttactttttttcccctgggttttgtttttctctctcgttgttctccttttcattataatttttattactattattattatttcagttattaaactgttcttacctcaacccacgagttttcttacttttgcccttctcggggagggtgagtgagtggtTGTGttgtgcttggttgctgacaggggctaaaccacaacacttgcAGAGTGTCAAAACAGCTGGTTTTATTGCGGAGCAAGTCATAAGGATAAAAGAAGGTTTGATTTGAAAATGGATTTGCAATATTGAGCTACAAAGGATAAAACAGCATATTGCAGTAGCTGGATTAATTTGCCAAAGAGAGTGTGTTAGATCTTCCAGTGGGGTGGTGAGTTTGTCTCACTAACCACTAGAAGCCACCTTAGATTTGGAAACCCTGAAGGATTGTTACAGCAAAgcctttcctgctcctcttACTAAAGCTGGCTGCGGTACAGTAATCAGAGTAGCTGCTCTGGATGACCTGCTCTTTCTGAAGCCCACAGTGATGTCATTCactgcttctctttcttccagATTATCTGCCTCCCATTTCTTGTGATTGGCATGAAGCAATTATATGGTGTTTCCTCCACACAGAACCTTGTGCTATCAGCTGCTGAAGCAGTCCCCATGCAGCTGGCTGCAAGCTTTTCCACCCCCCAATACCCTGAGGAAAGGGGGAGGAATATTTCTGTTCCCCATCCTCCTTTAGGTCTCTGATTGACTTTTCTATAGTACATCACACGTTCTTGTCTTGAGTGGCTCTCCATAGTCTGCATCTAGCTGAAAACAAGTTGCATGTTAGATGCTGAGATCTCTTGCTGGATCCATCACAGTTCCAGTCTCGTGAGTgtcatttaaaaaccaaatatGACATAGCAGAAGTGTGTGAGGGGGTTACACTGAGTAGGAACTGCCATTCCTCTAAGCTTGCTGTTAGTTCTGTGGCCTTTGAGGGCTCCACAACAGTGTCCACCATAGAAATCATAGTACCTAAAACCCAGGTGCCCAGTGGCAGCAGGTGACACAACACAACTTGGTACAGTCTGGACTAGTTTTCCATGTGCCCAAGGATGTTTTTGGGCACTGAGGGCAACTGGTCTCCATCTTAGTCTAGGAAGCCCTTTTAGCctttaagtgttcaaaaaacgggtagatgtggcactttgggacatggtttaatctagtctacccttgattggcttagagtagacttggtagtgtaggttaatggttggactggatgatcttgaaggtcttttccaacctaaatgattctatgattctatgatcctatgattctagTCTCCAGTACATGTGGCTGCCTGCAAACTGCCTGTTGGGAATGGTGTCTGATGGCCACATGATGGATGGGAAATGTCCTTGTTAGCTGGTCAGTGTGGGCTGGATCTGTGCCAGACATACTCCAACAGTTTCTTGCTTGGACAGTCATAGTCAGGTCCCTAAACTTTCTTGAGCTTGCACATGTAAACACAGCACTAAACACTTTGTAGAGTCCAGGAGGAGAGAGAGGCCAAAGGTGCTGCCATGGTCCCAGGCACAGAAagcagggctgtgctcagtgcagggggctGACTACACCGCAGCCTGCTTGCGGAGAGGCTGTCTGACTCCTGCCTCTGCATTAAACACCCCTCTCCCCATGAAGTCGCATCTTATCTCCCTAGGGTTGGCTCCTAACCCATTCATGCCCCTTCATGCACCATGACTGCCCATAGCTCcgtggggagcagctgggtgcaTCACCCAGGAGGGCAGAGGTGCTGGCTGGGCTTCAGGAGTGCGGTATGAGCCTGACTACAGCTCGAGAGGAGCAATCTCTCTTCTCAGACTGGCATGAAGCCACCCAGTGGTGAAGGTTCTCTCCCAAAAAGTGGGAAATGAGGGAGCCAAGcctgcagctccagcatccTCTGAGCACTGCTGTCACTGCAGGTGCCCAGGCGCTGGGCTGTGGGTGCTCTGTGCCACCCGCATACCTCATGTGGGGCCTGGTGCCACTGGGAGCCATATTGGAGCTCCACTTACACCTTGTGGACCAAGCCCCATGGGGGCCCAAGCCTCCCGGGAGATCCTGGGCATCCTTGCTGGGACTGGGGCTGCCCATGGTGGGTGGGTGCCCAGCAACCAGGGAGTCCTCCCCTCGGGGCTGCAGGGCTTGAGGTCAGGTTgaacttcctcctcctcctcctctctgaaGGAGCTGGTCTGAACCACAGCCAAAACTTAACACATCTGTCAGCTCAAATCCACGTGTTGTTCTCTGAGCCAAAGCACTGACACAGAAAGAAACCCCCTCCTCATTTCTTATTCGGTCTGTAGGAATTCAATTGCCAGCACGCATCACTTCCAGCAGACACAGAGCGTGGCTTGACCTGTTTGCCCAGTCCAGATAAATCAACAGAAGTTGAATTTAGAAACCGTAATAATTGCGGCAAACTACTCATAAATGAGTTACAGGGCAACAATTATCTATTGAAATTTTTAGATTAGAGAAACTGTTTTTTCATGGTTGAAAAATGAATTGTtagtgaaataaattattttctgcaaattatTCATTCTGCTCCTGTTGTTTGTTGCTCTGTGATACATCTGATAAAAAACATCCATCAAGTAAGCCTGTCACTCTTCAGCTAcaaaaacaaagttttaattCATTATGATTTTCCCTGACCCTTCTTTGGATCATTTACATTTGTCAAAGTGGATTTAAAATTCTACCAGATCTCTAACATTTGACAGGCACACTGAAAGGTGTAAAGAACTCTGAAAAGGTGCAAGACGAGGGAGAATAAAGCACAAGGATTTTAGCAGCCACACTAAGTAAAGCCTTTATAAGGATTGATCTGGCATTTcaaaaatagtttcttcccAACCTTTCGAGAATATGCTGAGATTTATCATCTGAGAGGAGCTGATTTCACCTTTCAAACTGAACAATGTACGTACTAATCTTGTGTGCCTATTCTGTAggtgtttgttttgtaaaattacggggggagaggggaagagccTTTTTGGAAATGAAGGTGGTGTTTTCTGTGTTGGTCATGTTGGACCATACATTGATTTCTTATTGTTACCTGGAGAAAAGCCAAAAGGTCTTTTGGAATGGAATGAATCATTGATCAAAGAGCGTAGGTGTCTGAGATAGTTAAATCTGAAGATTTAGACCTAAAGAACCTGTTTCCCTATGCTGATGCAGCCTGACAACATTTTAAACCTAACTTTCCcagatttcagttttgttttgcaagaacTGGTAGTCAGTAATCCTATCTGCATTTTCCCCTGTGCAAGCATGTCACTGGTATTGGCATCTTAACATTTATTGTGCTAAAATCAAGGTAAACCATTCATGTTAGTGGGCAAGGAAGTCCCAGCTGGGTAAATATTTATTGCTGAACCCATAAAACCTAGGGTTTTTCTAGATCTCCAAGGTATTTCTCTTGTCCCAAGAAGCTTGCAAGTCTTAGTAAACTTATACATGCCTGGAAAGAAATTCAGGGGGCATCTTGTATTACACCCACACCATGCAGTACCCTCAGGAACACGTGAAGGTGGCACTGGCCTCCAGACATTAACAGTGTGACTCAGGTGTAGACTAATAGATATTATCCTTTTCCTGGGACTGTCACTTGAATAAGGTGACCAGCCCCTGCAGTTATTGTTCCTTGCCCTCCGTACTGTTCTGCAGCAAAGATATGAGTGGCACAACCCAGGCATTTGAAGAAGATTATGGAGCTATGGTTCATGCATAGCTTATTCCTCCGTGTGAGACTGGGTGACTGGCTGTTACATTTACTGTGTGACCATAACAGAGCAGCAAGAACCCACTTCCCTTGGCTTCAGTTTTTGCATTATAAATTTGTGCATGGATGTGTGTGGCAGACAAAGAGAAAGGATTGTGTTCCTCTGTTTCATAGGTTTCTTGCAAGTCTTCCCCTATTACGAATTCACCTCTTCCCTCTTATATTTTCACTTTCCTCAATCGTGCAAGAGTTCAGGGACAAGGAAGGTCATTGGAAGCTCTGGGAAGGGGCTGGATTTTAACTCATGGCTTGTGCACCCCCAAGCATCATGAACTGCCTCCAAGGGATATTCATAAGGTATGCGAGGCTACGTGCATACTCCATGTCAAGATGAGGTCTGGCGCACAACATCTTACTAATCGCCCATAAGTTTCTGGCAAGTTTGCGGCAAGCACAGTGTACTCACCAGGGTCCCCCTCGCTGGGTGACACAAGCACGTGGACAGCAGGCACATCACAGCTCTTACCTTTCTCCCAGGATGGACACAAGTCTAGAGAAGCAAACTATCAGTTGGATTTGCTCCTCTCTATTCCCCTCCACTTAGAAGCTTTTCAGAAGCCAGTAAATgggaaaggaacaaaacctGCTGGTGTAGATCATTCTGCTGTGACCAGAAACAGTTAACTTATTAACTGTGGGGTTTTGCTGGATCAGAGCCTTCAGGACCCACTAAAATGAACTGTATAGTCAGATTTAATAATTTAAGAGCACGGTGGTAAACATTCCTGCATGTAAGGGTCCGGGGAACAAATGTCCATCAAATCCTGGAATTTggagaaaacaaagataaaGGAAATGCTTGCTATCCTACTTCTACTTGTTAAGCGCTGGATGTAGTACAAAGCACTACTGCTGGTAAGTAGCATTCACTGAGAAATCATCATAGACGTAAATTGGTCAAACCCTCACCAGGGTCAGTTGACTGCAGATCAAGAAAACACAGCTAAAACTGAGGACACAGGGCTCTGGGAAATGTGCGCGGAGTGCAGGGAAAGTTTTGCTCCACAGCTGCAATGAAAACTTTATGGTCTCTGGTTGGTTCTCAGTGACACCAGTACAAACCTACAGTAACTCAATGTCCTGACAGAGAATTACTCTAGACTTGCTCCAGTCCCGCTGAAAGCAAGATTTACATCATGCATTTGTTCcgaaacacagtattttttcctctggcttctgccagaggaagaaaatgtttgggtgtctttctgcagctctgaattACTTTATACACAATTtgtatttgattaaaaaaaatgtttttaaaaatcgtTAAACTGCATGGTGGTATAGAAACACATTATTTTACAGCTAGGCAGGCGTATAAATAGctgagctgtgttttctgtgtagCTGGTGCTTTGCTGGGTTTCACCAGAAGAGGGTAGAATTTGGAAAGGACTCCTCGCAGCCTGGGCTCCCTATTGTGTTGGGaaacagcaaagggaaaacaagcaCAAGTTTCTCCTCTGCACGCTTGCACGGACTGACTATGTGCAAGAGTCAGTAGATAAACTCTGGAAGACcttaaagtaaaaagaaaacggaaagaggaacaaaattcaaaagcagctgTCTAGGGAAAGCTGTGGAATCGAAGAGAGAAACCGCAACAGTTTTCTGTGGGCTCACCCTGCTGATTGTCTCTCTGAGAACTGTCACTCACTGCACGTTGCATTAATCAGAGCACAGGATTTATTTCTCTGCCGTGACTTCCAACCTGTGAATAAATATCACTTTTAGAGAGAGAATGGGACCTGAAAAGACTCTCAAGCACTGAACAGAGGGGTGAGTTTTATTAAAtggtttcttctctttcaaatcTGCTGGAGCTTTGTAACATCCTGCTTGCAGGCACAGCAGCCCGATGACTTGTCTTTTCCCTGCAGCTTGTTGCATACTTCACCAGGCTTTCCTGACCGCAGGTTTATTTCTGTAACCTTTCCCACCACAACTCCAGGTCAATTGGTAACATTTGTAATAGAGCTGACTTGGTGCTGATTTGCTTTCATGagaaattaaaaccacaaaGCTTTGAAACCAAACAACAGgctaaaaatcaaataaaacccaatataattaaaatggCAGGTGACTCTAGGTTTCCAGATGTGGACACTGAGGGatcagaaaaagatgaagaaacgGAGATTGTAGTCAATGTCGGTGGGGTAAGGCAGGTGCTCTATGGAGATAACCTGAATCAATACCCAGAAACACGGCTGGCAGAGCTGATCAACTGTTTATCGGGGGGATACGATAACATATTCTCCCTCTGTGATGACTATGATCCTGGAAAGAGAGAGTTTTACTTTGACAGAGATCCAGATGCTTTCAAATGCATTATTGACGTGTACTACTTCGGGGAAATTCACATGAAGAAAGGAATATGCCCCATATGTTTCAAGAATGAAATGGAATTTTGGAAAGTGGATCTGAAATTTTTGGATGACTGCTGCAAAACTCATCTAagtgaaaaaaaggaggaactGGAAGAAATAGCCCGAAGGGTGCAACTGATTCTGGATGACTTGGGAGTAGATGCCTCGGAAAGTCGCTGGAAAAGGTGCCAAAAATACATCTGGAAATTTCTGGAGAAGCCAGAATCATCCTACCCAGCTCGAGTGATCgctgtcctgtcctttctgtttattttgatcTCCTCCGTTGTGATGTGTGTGGGGACCATCCCGGACCTGCAGGTCATAGACGCGGAGGGGAACCGTATGGAGCACCCCACCCTGGACAGCATAGAGACAGCCTGCATAGGTTGGTTTACCATGGAGTACGTGCTGAGGCTAATCTCCTCTCCCAACAAACTCCACTTTGCCCTGTCTTTCATGAACATTGTCGATGTGCTAGCAATACTTCCTTTCTATGTCAGCCTGACCCTGACCCACTTGGGAGCCAAGCTTATGGAGCTGAGCAACGTCCAGCAGGCTGTCCAGGCGCTGCGCATCATGAGGATCGCGAGGATTTTCAAGCTTGCACGACACTCCTCAGGGCTCCAGACTCTAACATATGCCCTGAAACGCAGCTTTAAGGAGCTCGGGTTGCTCCTCATGTACTTAGCTGTTGGAATATTCGTCTTTTCTGCCCTGGGTTATACCATGGAGCAAAGTCACCCCgaaactttatttaaaagcatcCCTCAGTCATTTTGGTGGGCAATCATTACCATGACCACAGTTGGATATGGAGACATATACCCTAAAACTACACTAGGAAAACTGAATGCTGCCATCAGTTTTCTTTGCGGGGTGATAGCAATTGCCCTTCCCATCCATCCCATCATTAACAACTTTGTCAGGTATTATAACAAACAGAGAGTTTTAGAAACAGCTGCCAAGCACGAATTGGAGCTGATGGAGCTAAACTCAGCCGAGGGGAAAGCCGCAAGCTCCAAAAGTGAACTAGAGGATCTTGCGAGGGAAGGCAAGGAGGGTCTTTTTTATAGCAGCCGGCTAAAAGTCTCCCACAGTGACACCTTTATTCATCTCCTGTCAGAAGAGAAACACTATAGGACCAGGCTTCAAAGCTGCAAATAAACTGTGAGCTGTTGTCAGCGCTAAGCTACAGACTGGGACAACCTGACAATCAACTGTTGAAAAGACTCGCGGGATCTGTCAGAGTTGGGAGGgaatgctgctttgcttttcctatgTGAATATAAATTGACCTCATGGTATGTCCATCAACAGTCGGTAAGACTTAGCCATTATTACCCAAAATAAATTAGTAGGACTCCATTGAGATCAGACTGCTTATAATGAATGTGTTCTGACAAAAACCATTTGTAATCATTTTAGAGACTGAAAAGTCCTTCCTGATCAGTAAATGTTCGATGACCTGAATGTGCAGCATTGCCACATCAGAACTCTGTACCTGTGACAATAAAGAGCAGCATCACACAGATTGTGTCTTCCAGGCTGTCTTCAATGCCTTTGCAGCTACAAGAACTgctccttaaaaaaattaaagcagcctCTCACTTATATTAGATTCAGGTTTACAGCAGAATGTTATGAGCAGTTTCAGCCAAGAGATACTGAAAGTATGAGCGTATACCATGTGCAGAATATTATAGTCAATGaatggttttgggtttgtaaaatgtaatttgGGGTCAACATTTTGGATAGGTATCTGttcctttttccagaaaaaaaataattttcaatggGACATGAAGCtatttttttggcagaaaagtagaacaaaatcaatttattttaaggagcaaatgaaaaagtatttgttcTAGCTTTTAATTACAACATAATAATTTATATATGCAAGGATCTTTCAGGAAAGATTTATAatcaagtaatttttaaaactctaaGTTAACTcatagtatttttaattcacTATTAAAGCAAGAGAAGTTTATAGAGAAGTTAAATTGAGTACTTCTAAATAAGAAACTTCAACTCTTTGAAAGTAAGTGTAGAGAAAGTTTCAATAAAAGTAGTAAAATCTCCCATTGATTTGTGGTAAAAATATCTAC
This genomic interval from Pelecanus crispus isolate bPelCri1 chromosome 3, bPelCri1.pri, whole genome shotgun sequence contains the following:
- the KCNF1 gene encoding voltage-gated potassium channel regulatory subunit KCNF1, which gives rise to MAGDSRFPDVDTEGSEKDEETEIVVNVGGVRQVLYGDNLNQYPETRLAELINCLSGGYDNIFSLCDDYDPGKREFYFDRDPDAFKCIIDVYYFGEIHMKKGICPICFKNEMEFWKVDLKFLDDCCKTHLSEKKEELEEIARRVQLILDDLGVDASESRWKRCQKYIWKFLEKPESSYPARVIAVLSFLFILISSVVMCVGTIPDLQVIDAEGNRMEHPTLDSIETACIGWFTMEYVLRLISSPNKLHFALSFMNIVDVLAILPFYVSLTLTHLGAKLMELSNVQQAVQALRIMRIARIFKLARHSSGLQTLTYALKRSFKELGLLLMYLAVGIFVFSALGYTMEQSHPETLFKSIPQSFWWAIITMTTVGYGDIYPKTTLGKLNAAISFLCGVIAIALPIHPIINNFVRYYNKQRVLETAAKHELELMELNSAEGKAASSKSELEDLAREGKEGLFYSSRLKVSHSDTFIHLLSEEKHYRTRLQSCK